A part of Amycolatopsis camponoti genomic DNA contains:
- the fdhD gene encoding formate dehydrogenase accessory sulfurtransferase FdhD, translating to MGRVTVRRPVRKISASGDRRRPDALAAEEPLELRVGGKALAVTMRTPGNDVELAHGFLLSEGVIGGREDIAVARYCDGVDDQGRNTYNVLDIALAPGVPPPDTGVERNFYTTSSCGVCGKAALDAVKLKTRFSPADAAFTVKSETLSALPDALRARQKVFASTGGLHAAGLFTPDGEIAVVREDVGRHNAVDKVLGWAVLDGRIPAPGLGLLVSGRASFELVQKAAMAGIGLLAAVSAPSSLAVELAEENGMTLIGFLRGDSMNLYTGDHRLLT from the coding sequence ATGGGCAGGGTGACCGTGCGCAGGCCGGTGCGGAAGATCTCCGCGTCCGGCGACCGCCGCCGCCCCGACGCGCTGGCCGCCGAAGAGCCCCTGGAACTGCGGGTCGGCGGCAAGGCGCTGGCGGTGACGATGCGCACGCCCGGGAACGACGTCGAGCTGGCCCACGGCTTCCTGCTGTCCGAAGGCGTGATCGGCGGCCGTGAGGACATCGCCGTCGCCCGTTACTGCGACGGCGTCGACGATCAGGGCCGCAACACCTACAACGTGCTGGACATCGCGCTGGCGCCGGGCGTGCCGCCGCCGGACACGGGGGTCGAGCGCAACTTCTACACGACGTCCTCGTGCGGGGTCTGCGGCAAGGCCGCGCTCGACGCGGTCAAGCTCAAGACCCGCTTCTCCCCGGCCGACGCGGCCTTCACGGTGAAGAGCGAGACCCTGTCCGCCCTGCCGGACGCGTTGCGCGCCCGGCAGAAGGTGTTCGCCTCCACCGGCGGCTTGCACGCGGCGGGACTGTTCACCCCGGACGGTGAGATCGCCGTCGTCCGCGAGGACGTCGGCCGGCACAACGCGGTCGACAAGGTGCTCGGCTGGGCCGTCCTCGACGGCCGGATCCCGGCGCCCGGGCTCGGCCTGCTGGTGTCCGGACGCGCGTCGTTCGAACTGGTGCAGAAGGCCGCGATGGCCGGCATCGGGCTGCTGGCCGCGGTGTCCGCGCCGTCGTCACTGGCGGTCGAGCTGGCCGAGGAGAACGGCATGACGCTGATCGGCTTCCTGCGCGGC
- a CDS encoding L-lactate MFS transporter yields the protein MALGFLDRSRIVAPPGWTRWLVPPAALSVHLSIGQAYAWSVFKTPLEKTMHLNGTQSSLPFQLGIVMLGLSAAFGGTLVEKNGPRWAMFVSMCCFASGFLVSALGVATGQFWLVVVGYGGIGGVGLGIGYISPVSTLIKWFPDRPGMATGIAIMGFGGGALIASPWSSSMLGTSPTTGTIATAFLIHGVVYAAFMSMGWLLVRVPADDWKPAGWEPKTDHGKAMISTANVSAANAIKTPQFWCLWVVLCFNVTAGIGILEKASPMIVDFFKNTSTPVGTAAAAGFVALLSLCNMLGRFVWSSTSDLVGRKNIYRTYLGVGAALYLVIALTDNSSKLVFILCAMVILSFYGGGFATIPAYLKDLFGTYQVGAIHGRLLTAWSVAGVLGPLIVNRIADSQKAAGKSGPELYQLSFYIMIGLLVVGFVANELVRPVKAKFHEPVTAGATAGSEA from the coding sequence ATGGCTCTCGGCTTCCTGGACCGTTCCCGGATCGTGGCACCCCCAGGCTGGACGCGCTGGCTGGTGCCGCCGGCGGCCCTTTCGGTACACCTGTCGATCGGGCAGGCCTACGCGTGGAGCGTGTTCAAGACCCCGCTCGAGAAGACGATGCACCTGAACGGAACGCAGAGCTCGCTGCCGTTCCAGCTCGGCATCGTCATGCTCGGCCTGTCCGCGGCGTTCGGCGGCACGCTCGTCGAGAAGAACGGCCCGCGCTGGGCGATGTTCGTCTCGATGTGCTGCTTCGCCAGCGGGTTCCTCGTCTCCGCCCTCGGTGTCGCGACCGGGCAGTTCTGGCTGGTCGTCGTCGGCTACGGCGGGATCGGCGGCGTGGGGCTCGGCATCGGCTACATCTCGCCGGTGTCCACGCTCATCAAGTGGTTCCCGGACCGCCCGGGCATGGCGACCGGTATCGCGATCATGGGCTTCGGCGGCGGCGCGCTGATCGCGTCGCCGTGGTCGTCGTCGATGCTCGGCACGTCGCCGACCACCGGCACGATCGCGACGGCCTTCCTGATCCACGGCGTCGTCTACGCGGCGTTCATGTCGATGGGCTGGCTGCTCGTGCGCGTCCCGGCCGACGACTGGAAGCCGGCGGGCTGGGAGCCGAAGACCGACCACGGCAAGGCGATGATCAGCACGGCGAACGTCTCGGCCGCCAACGCGATCAAGACGCCGCAGTTCTGGTGCCTGTGGGTCGTGCTGTGCTTCAACGTCACCGCGGGCATCGGCATCCTGGAGAAGGCGTCCCCGATGATCGTGGACTTCTTCAAGAACACGTCCACCCCGGTGGGCACGGCCGCGGCGGCCGGGTTCGTGGCGTTGCTGTCGCTGTGCAACATGCTCGGCCGGTTCGTCTGGTCGTCCACTTCGGACCTGGTCGGCCGCAAGAACATCTACCGCACCTACCTCGGCGTCGGCGCGGCGCTGTACCTGGTGATCGCGCTGACGGACAACTCGTCGAAGCTGGTGTTCATCCTGTGCGCGATGGTGATCCTGTCGTTCTACGGCGGCGGGTTCGCGACGATCCCGGCGTACCTGAAGGACCTCTTCGGCACTTACCAGGTCGGCGCGATCCACGGCCGGCTGCTCACCGCGTGGTCGGTGGCCGGCGTGCTCGGCCCGCTGATCGTCAACCGGATCGCCGACAGCCAGAAGGCGGCGGGCAAGTCCGGGCCGGAGCTCTACCAGCTGTCGTTCTACATCATGATCGGCCTGCTGGTGGTCGGCTTCGTGGCCAACGAGCTGGTGCGGCCGGTGAAGGCGAAGTTCCACGAGCCCGTCACGGCGGGCGCGACGGCGGGGAGTGAGGCGTGA
- a CDS encoding MFS transporter small subunit encodes MTEPATKPNRVPLIVLAWAWVVLPFAYGVYQLFLKLVQLFG; translated from the coding sequence ATGACGGAACCGGCGACGAAACCCAACCGGGTGCCGCTGATCGTGCTGGCCTGGGCGTGGGTCGTGCTGCCCTTCGCCTACGGCGTGTACCAGCTGTTCCTGAAGCTGGTCCAGCTCTTCGGCTAG